GCCCATGAAAACGGGGAAAAGTCAACGAATGTTGATGAAGCGTACTCGAAGATGCGAAAACAGGCGGACATCTGCGCACCATGGCGGTTCCCTCTGTCCAAGTTCAATCTAAATGCGCATTAAAATACAGACTCTAATTAACATTCCTTATTTGTGAAAGGTAACCACCTAAATTCCCCCCTTAGAAAAATGGGGGCAAGGGAGGATTTAATTTAAGGCTGACAAGGTTGGGAAAGGGTAACTTGAAGGGTGGAAAAAGGTTTAATTTTTGTAATTTATTCTATTTCCGGAGCACCCCCGGATCGGGCAATGTCTTCACCTTTAATTTTATCGATTTTGAATTTGTTAGCCCCTTGTTTCATTCGGTCCAGGGTTTCCTTGAAGGTGAGCGGTTCGGCATCTTTGGGTCTAAACCGAAGGGGATTACAGTGGGCAACCACAAAACTTTTAAGGTAAGGACTGGTTAGCCCTTTTTCTTTTAAAGCCTGGACCTTCTCAATGACAATATCATCCAAATCCAATAGGGTTTTTGCCCTTTGATGTCGAACTTCCAGTGCCTCCTCCAGAGGTTTCTTTAAAAATTGTTCCACCCGCTTGAGTATGGGATGATAGGCCCCTCCACTGAAACGGGGACGTTCTTCATAGGCTAACCCCAGCGTGATCAAGGAGGGTTCTTCAAATTCCAGTGCGTAAGACTCCTCGCTTTCTCTTCCTAATTGAGCAAGCTCCTTATACATCCGTATGACCTCCAATGCTCTCTCACGCAAATTGTGGGCTTTTTCGGTGTTTAGGGCCAGAATCTGATACGCAGTTGCGGATTCGGGAACAACAATGGCTGTAATGCTTTTGGCTCCTAATTCTTTCATGGCGGATAAGCGGTGATGGCCGTTAGGTGTCCAGTATTTTGCTTTTCCCTCTTTTTGTGCTCGGACCGCAATGATGGGATCCAGAAAGCGGCCGATCTTTCCAATAACCGTTTCCAATTTCCTGGCATGGGTATCCGAAAGGTTCCTTTGATATGGGGTTGGTTCTACCTGGTGGATGGGGAGGGCAGCCATAAGTAGCCATTTTCCCCCGAAGGGTTCCCGGAAAACAGAGAACACCTTTCCCCCATCGATCTCAATGGTTTGAAAGAGTTGATTTACCTCCGCAGGAGGGGCCGCGGTTTGAAGTTCCGTAGGCAATAACCCCACGGATAGCCCCGCCGGTTTTTTACGCCTTTTTCTGGTTCCAGGGGTTTTTGATTTTTTGGGTTTTTTCTCGGCCATGGTTTCCATTATAGGATTCAAGCCAAACAATGTCTAATGGAGAAGATTAAAACCTATGGACCACAAAGGATATTGAAACACAGCATAATATAAAACCCTATATATTGTTTTTTCATTGACAAATTTCTTATTTTTATTTTAACCAAACTAGAATTTTTAGAAGGAGGAAAATGCGGTTCCTTTTTGCTGAAGATGGAAGACAAGACCACCCCACCCCACCCGAAAGGGAATGGGCCCCTTGGTGGGGGTAGGTGGGGTTAGTGTGCCCAGAATCCCTGAGCCGGCTGGATAGTCAGATGGAAGAACTATGTGAGGGTTTTGGTTTTCCAAAAGGTGCCCCCTTTCAATGGGTCCCTAATGAAGAACTCTGGATGAATGACAATCTCAACGAGGAAAAAAAGAGCAACTTTTTTATTCAGCTATTAACTATAACCAATAAGTTTGGGGTAAAAGCCATGGTAGCCATTGAGGATACCAAACTAGGAACCGCTACAAAGACAGCCCCGGATGGATTTGCAGATGTGATTTCTTTGTTCCTTGAGCGAGTTCAAAAGCATTTATCCAAAGGTCAGGAAGAGGGAGTTTTAATTATTGATGAAAAGAATGGGGAGAATAAAAGAAAAGGAAAATTCCTCATTAACTACCTTGAACTTTTACAGAGCAGCCCAACCTATGTAAAACCTCAACGGATTTCACTGAATGTTCTTTCCACCCCAGCACGCTTTAATCGCTTATTACAATTGGCGAAGGTGATTACCTCTTGTTCCGTTGCCATTGTAGGAGGGGAGGTTCATCTCTCCTCTCCTGTTTTTTCACATATTAAGCCGCTTTTTTTAAATGAAATGGGAAGAATCGGGGGAGTGGGCCTTAAAATTCACCCTGATATCCGGTATAGCAATCTCTATCATTGGCTCCTTGGGGATTCTTTCCTAATTCGCGTATCCAAAAACTCAGGTATTCCGTTACCCTCCTCAAAGTACCCCTATTACAGCTCCGTGGATTTATAGATTTTCTTCCGAAAAACCTTTTGAAAATTTTTAATAAAAAAATTATTAAAAATATTTTAATAATCCATATATTGCAAAAGTTTACTGAGGTTTAACTTTAACAAAAAAAGTTTTAAA
This genomic stretch from Nitrospiria bacterium harbors:
- a CDS encoding ParB N-terminal domain-containing protein: METMAEKKPKKSKTPGTRKRRKKPAGLSVGLLPTELQTAAPPAEVNQLFQTIEIDGGKVFSVFREPFGGKWLLMAALPIHQVEPTPYQRNLSDTHARKLETVIGKIGRFLDPIIAVRAQKEGKAKYWTPNGHHRLSAMKELGAKSITAIVVPESATAYQILALNTEKAHNLRERALEVIRMYKELAQLGRESEESYALEFEEPSLITLGLAYEERPRFSGGAYHPILKRVEQFLKKPLEEALEVRHQRAKTLLDLDDIVIEKVQALKEKGLTSPYLKSFVVAHCNPLRFRPKDAEPLTFKETLDRMKQGANKFKIDKIKGEDIARSGGAPEIE